A single genomic interval of Armigeres subalbatus isolate Guangzhou_Male chromosome 1, GZ_Asu_2, whole genome shotgun sequence harbors:
- the LOC134208363 gene encoding uncharacterized protein LOC134208363, whose product MAFKIMIFSVALIGLAVANPAVQPAFWQGTPMDGMVEEMRSMCSSDNDSGACLKYKIMNFLDTVFKKDNFQLSDDVEVHGNGYSGAGARSSSGVLDNVEQYLKSHDVTFKLPVADAKVTVSPRNIDNEELSLTVSFPKTSGRSAVEARKSKLKKIVIPIMVFVLLKAMTLIPMALGILGLKAWNSLQLSFFSFIVSVGLAIFQLCKKLAVDNHHPHIAAHGPWDAGRSLADAPVEYVAQDLAYNAYA is encoded by the exons ATGGCAtttaaaattatgattttttccGTTGCTCTTATTGGGCTCGCGGTGGCAAATCCTGCTGTGCAACCTGCCTTCTGGCAGGGAACTCCCATGGATGGGATGGTCGAAGAGATGCGATCCATGTGCAGCTCGGATAATGACTCTGGTGCCTGTCTGAAGTACAAAATAATGAACTTCCTGGATACTGTGTTCAAAAAGGATAACTTCCAG CTTTCCGATGACGTAGAAGTGCATGGAAACGGATATTCGGGAGCTGGAGCTCGCAGCAGCAGCGGAGTGTTGGATAACGTTGAGCAGTACCTGAAGAGCCACGATGTAACCTTCAAGCTGCCAGTTGCCGATGCCAAAGTTACCGTTTCGCCACGCAACATCGACAACGAAGAACTGAGCCTGACTGTCAGCTTCCCAAAAACATCCGGACGTAGCGCGGTTGAAGCCCGCAAGTCCAAGCTGAAGAAGATCGTCATCCCAATCATGGTCTTCGTTCTCCTCAAGGCCATGACTCTGATCCCAATGGCTCTCGGTATCTTGGGACTGAAGGCCTGGAACTCTCTGCAGCTGTCGTTCTTCTCGTTCATCGTCTCCGTCGGTTTGGCCATCTTCCAACTGTGCAAGAAG CTCGCCGTTGACAACCACCACCCACACATCGCCGCCCACGGGCCATGGGATGCCGGCCGATCGTTGGCCGATGCTCCAGTCGAATACGTCGCTCAGGATCTGGCCTACAATGCCTACGCCTGA